In Salvelinus sp. IW2-2015 linkage group LG8, ASM291031v2, whole genome shotgun sequence, the sequence tcacaatacaatgccacagatgtctcaagttttgagggagcatgcaattggcatgctgactgcaggaatgtccaccagagctgttgccagagaattgaatgttaatttctctactctAAGCTGCCTACAAcgttgttttatagaatttggcagtacatacaaccggcctcacaactgcaaaccgtgtatggcgttgtgtgggtgagtggtttgctgacgtcaacgttgtgaacttGTGAAattgagttagatgcactattgtaaagtggttgttccactggatatcataaggtgaatgcaccaatttgtaagtcgctctggataagagcgtctgctaaatgacttaaatgtaatgtaaatgtaaatgtgaacaaTGCcctgtggtggggttatggtatgggcaggcataagctacagacaacaaacacagttgcattttatcgatggcaatttgaatgcacaaaaatgcCGCGACGagttcctgaggcccattgtgaggcccattttttttaaaggtatctgtgaccaacagatgcatatctgtaatccaagtcatgtgaaatccatagattagggtctaatgaatttatttcaattgactgattctcATATTAACTGCAAATCAgtcaaatcaatgaaattgtcgcatgttgcttttatatttttgttcagtatagatttccTTGTGGAAGAGTGGTGGATGAACACTGGAGGATTTCAGTGAGTAGTCAATGTTATTACGGTATATGGCTTTTTGTTTGCAGGTATTGTTATCTTTTATCAATGACTGATCAGAATCATTATCCATACACAAttgttctaaaaaaaaaaaaaatgaagcatTCTCTTTTATAGGGAATATTTTAATGAAGTGAGTTTGAATACGCCCAAAGGCATGTTATTTTTGCTTCATGGGTAAATGTAACATTATTTAAAGGAACCCAAAGTTAGTGAATTTAGACTATTCTAATAAAGTAAACCTTTTGTATATTTGATGTACAAGCATCACTACATTTGTACATTCTTACCTTTCATAGAGGTGTGCCTAAGAGCATTCACTACACATTGTCAGATATTAACATGATTTTGTAATGGTTTGTGGTTTCTTGCTTGCTTTTGATTTACTTCGTATAATTATATTTGTGGGAGTTTGTATAACCTAGGTTTAGAATTAGTAATGGGACTGCGGAATGGATAAAAAAGAATTTTAAAAGAAGTTTTGAGTGTGGTAAAATGTGTGTACAATTTGGTTAATTTTTCTCCATGTCAAATGTCCAAAAAGGGGGCACTTACTCGATGGTGCCTGATAGAACTGAAATAGCCTTTTATCCATAAAAGTGTAGTCATCATGAGTTCCTGATAACATAATATTTATCGAAAGGTTGATTGAGGGTGTGGTTTATATTTGTAAGAAATGTCCTATTTTGCCTTTattcaataaacatttttcacatttgaCAGATGCTGGAGCTAATCATCTTCCCTCAATACCTAGAAATGTGATAACATTAATTTACATACCCTGCCCGACCCATGTAACGACACAGCGAGCTGGTGTCAGCCAGactaaccccaccccccccccccttgaccaACAAGATCAATCTCATTATAGCAGTGGTAATTATACACTAAACTCCCATGGTGTAACCTTGCTTGCCTCTAAATTCTCATTGCTTATATGCCAATGTTGTTCGAACTCAGGTATCCCAATAGTATAATTCAAGgggttttcaaaaaaaaaaaaggtttgcaCTCCATTTCACTGACGGATATGGCTCCATTATTAATTACCATTATCAATCAATCTCAGAGCTTGTTAATCTACAAATCGATAACTGAAGACTAGGCTTAACTGTtagatgttttttgttttattccaAAACAAACTTGTCAATTATTGTCAACATACAATCATTATCATAGAACAATAATATTGAATGTACTCAACACTTGAacgtttaaataaaataaaataaaagccatgtttttatatttacatttgtttctGAAGACTAATTTCACATAATTTGAAAACCACTCTGTATTTTGTGGTCTGTAGCATTGGAGGCCATTGTGCCAAAAGTAAAATGTTTAAGCGATAACACATCACCAGGAGctacaggtaactaccaaaataatggaaacacttgagtaaatgagggatacaaagtactgtatattgaaagcaggtgcttccacacaggtgtagttcctgagttaattaagcaattaacatcccatcatgcttagggtcatgtatacaaattctgggcaggccattattttagcTATCATGGCTAAAatccataggatgacaatgccccatccacagggcacgagtggtcactgaatggtttgatgcgCACGAAAATgttgtaaaccatatgccatggatgTTGAAGTCCCCAGATgtaaacccaattgaacacttatgggataTTCTGTTGCGGCGCCTGAGACCGCGTttcccaccatcaacaaaacaccaaatgaggGAATTTATCGTGGAAGAATGCcatcacatccctccaatagagctCCAGACAGTTGGGCTGCATTAGCACACACAGTccaattgtaatatttttttcactagctggtcttttgaccaatcagatcagccctGAAAAATTGTTGATGTGAATTTtttttgatgtgattggtcaaaagaacaattaGTATAAAAAGATCACAATtctggctgcctgtgtaaacagccatatagaatctatgccaaggtgcagtGAAGCTGTTCGGGCAAAAGgctctattaagacactatgttggtgtttcctttattttggcagttaccaagATTGTTAAATATAGATAGAATTTAAGAAGGAAAACACCTAGCATTAAGTTTGAGTGCTCTAGCTGATTAGGCTAAACTCTAATGCCAACAAAACCCATTTTTTCTAAACTTCACCATAGATGTCTATATCTCAGTTATCTACTGCAAGTAAGCGTATTCTGATGTACtggaaaaatacacaaaaaaatgtaaaactcaaGCAAATTCATCACATTAGAGAATGGGCTGGAGACAAGGCAGTTGTCTGAACAAAGCAGTGCTTTTTGAATAAAGCAACCAAATTGTCATGCTTTTGAAATTCAAAACAGATGTTATTTCTCTTCTCTGAATTGCACTAAGCGGAAAGGATGTCGTTTCATTTACAGCTCTACCGTGTTAATAGTTGATATCGTTTGGACCAAATTTGTCATGCAGACTCACATAATAAAATTATGAAAACAGAACAAAGAAGCATACTGTAGAAGATCAAAGGTTCTCAAATTAATTGAAAAACCAATGTCTACCAAGAAGCAGTCAAACAAACTTGTTTTCATGAAGCAAAGTATGGACAACGCAGAATATCAATAATTTTTGCATCAGAGGAGGACTTTTTAAAATCTAATATTTACTgcatttgtaataaaaaaaacatacatgccGAGAAAGGATCAAACACCTTATATCCACACTTTAGTGCACAATGATAAAACATTTCGCTTGAAGCAGTGTCCACATAAGGAAATATTATTACAGTAAATACACAAACAGGAAAAATTTATTACAGGTTCAATCAAAGCAAAACCCAGAGCATGTAAACGCCAATGGTGCTTCCAGCGCACAGGGTTAGTTGTAAATTGTACAATTCAAGCACTGCCATTCAGTCAAATCAGAAAACCACCACTTCTCTTCTTACCCTTTAGATCACAGTCCCCAAGTTACTCAGTCAGGTGACAACTATGTAATAATGTAGTAATGATCAAAAGCTACACATTTTAGTGATGATGCAGTAATTAAGGATGACTAGGTACATTACACCAAATTCCAAAACATTAGAACATGTGCTCCCCAATTATGCTTCACAGAACGTGCTTATTACTAAATTGCTACAGTAGAGACATACTAAGTAACTATTGTGGTTAACCTTATAATCACTTAGCTGTTAGTAGGGGGACTGTTATCTGAGGAGGGGTACAGCTTTTCTTTCAGTTTGAGTAGCATGGGCAACAAATGTACCATAGCTAACAAATTTGGTAGCCATTTTCCCAATGTACAGCAGCTCCTTCTCTAAGACAGCTGGCAAGTGACAACACGGAGGACAATGGTTTACTTTTCCACAGACTATTGAGAGTAGTGCATGCTACGCCAGTGACAGCCTAATCCCACAAAAGAAAAGAGAACCTTTCTGGGGAGAGAAGAGGGCTCTCTCTTTTGCTTAACACACGCAGATACCACCTCACTTCCGACAGGTACGGTGTGGCGTGTGTTTTTTGGGCACCTCGATGCGGCAGCGGCTTCGCTGCCAAGGCAGGTCAAAGTTCCTACAGAGGAAGACAATTCAGAAATACAAATGTTGACTGGAGGAAGCAGGGAAAGGTTACTGGGAAAATCCGACCCCCATAACCTAAAAAGCATTTCACATTTGGTTATCATTCAGTTGGCACAGCATGTGTTAAATAAAGAGTCTCAATTGTTTTCAGACTCAATGTATAGAACATTGTCTCAATATGCACACATGCAGACATGTTAATAATAATGACTGTTGGAATggataaatgtataaaaaaaacagtgTTTAGGAAAATTGTATTGTATagagattttgtatttttttgtccattttcttTAAAGGACTTGCAAAACTACCGGTATATAAATATCCTCTGGCAAtagcagtggtataaagtacttaagtaaaaattattttaaagtactacttaagtcgttttttggggtatctgtactttactatttatgttttggacaacttttacttcactacattcctcaagAAAAGTATGTACctttttctccatacattttccctgacacctaaaagtactcattTACATTTCGAATTCTTAGCAGGACaataaaatggtctaattcacacacttatcaaaagaaaatccctggtcatccctacagcttcttatctggtggactcactaaacacatgcttcatttgcaattgatgtctgagtgttggagtgtgcccctggctatccgtaaacaaacaaaaaatcaaaACAAGAAGattatgccatctggtttgcttaatataaggagtttgaaataatttatacttttacttttgatacttaagtatatttgataaattccatttacttttgatacttaagtatatttaaaagcaaataattgtagacttttactcaagtagtattttactgggtgacattaACTTTTActcgagtcattttctgttaaggtctctttacttttactcaagtatgacaattggttactttttccaacactggtCAATAGGTAACTTACTTGAATTACAATGTCTTCAAAATAGCATTAATGTTTTTTGAATTTACACCAGTTTGCATTCCTATTGCCCTCTTTTGTAAATCATTAGGCCTATGCCCCCTTCTTTGAGAACAGAGGAAGGAATAGGCATCAAAATACTTGCCTATGAGTGCTTGGGGTGTAAAATATTCACAGTTTGCTTAAGACTTTAAAGACATACTTGGGGGAAGAATAAATACTTGCATTTTGATGAAAGGTCTTTCTGTGAAACTCGCCCTGCCCCGCCACCTGCACCATGGTACCATCTTGAAAAATAAATTACGCATAGTACTGGATGAACTCAAGCTAGTGGACATAGTGATTTACATACCTAACTTATCCCCTAACTCAActatacaaagaaatgtccagTGACAAGCCTATCAAAAAAGCCTGCTTATATAGTCCTACAAGTGAACCTATTGGAAAATGTCAAAACCTGAATAAAAGATCAAATAGACAAACAAATAACATCTCTGCATACGAATGGTATATCACACAAACTATCTCCTTTGAATGAAAGATACACAAAACAATGCATAGATGTGTTTGTTTGGACCAAGTGCTTGGAAAAGGGTGCCATGATGTGTGATAGGGTTGTTCCCTGCATGTTGAACAGAACCTACAATGAGCGTTGTAGTTGAAAAAGACTGACAGGACTACTGGTGGATGAAATCGAAAATACCAAAAAAAACTTACTGTTGAGTAAGCTTCGGCAATGGCCGGCCGAAGGCCACCACAGGCAGGAAAGGGGTGATGATTATGGACTCGactggagaaaagaaagaaaagggagTCTCAAAATCAAGACTGTGTCTGCATGCAATGAAAACATTGCTCGTAAAACTTCAGTAAGTAAATGACAGTATTAAAGGCGTAGCAACTTTATGGTTCTGTAAAAAACAACGGATCCATGTTTAGACAGCAGATGAAGTGGCCAGTCATACCATCCTCAGTGTCCGGGTAAAATGAGGAGACCTCTGGCTCACTCTCCTGGATCCCCTTCTTCTTGTTCATGCGCTGCTGGAGGCGCTGAAACATGCGCTGCTCACGGATACGCTGAATGTCCCATCTACAAAAAACAGTATTCAGTGATAAAGAGGGATAATGAGAGAGCAAGGAATGGATGAAAACGTTAGTGGTTCGATATAGTAAATCGAGATtgcattacacacacaaaaaaggagCTGTAGTGAGTGAGGTTAGAGACTGACCATGATGAGGCATTGAGAGTAACTTGGAAGTCAGATAACCCATTTGTacctttttcttctcttctcatccAACTCCAGCTTTGCATGACGCTTCAAAAAGACACTGTCGTCCAACATCTTggtaaaacaacacaaacacatggttGATGTGGTTAAGGACCATTTGCAGGGGTAAATGCTGAGTTGAATATTGTGTGGCATTACTGGCTTTATTTCTGACTCTCAGTTTAAATTGTAAAGCCTGtgtgctctcctctctcacctctgggATGTCACTGGCAGCCTCCTCATCCAAGGGCTCCATACTGTTTTCCTTCCAGGATGGAACTGGAAAACAGAACAGTGTAAAAAAAGACATAGGACTAATAACAATACTATTTGGATTTCTACATTATTATTCATTGCGAGGCAATATTACACAGCTTAACACTTGGAACGGAACAACTGGCATGTGTGGTGGGACTACTCACTGGCTACAACCTCCTCTTTCTTCGGGGATGGGGATGGCTCACGTTGGGGGGAGGGAGGCGGCTGATGCCAGCGACACAGGTACATCTCAGTAGTAGACATGAAAGGGAGCTCCTCCATCTGATCGGTGCGCTCCGGGTCCTCTTTGCTCGGGTACAGAGTATCCCTCTCCACCGGTGACCGACCAAACCCCATCTTCTCTGGGGTCTCTTTACTGCGCAGCTCCCTCTGATATGGTGAGCCAGCTCCACACTCTGACTTAGGGGAGGTGAACTTAGAGCCTTTCCCTCCTCGTGACTTCTGGATTTTTGAGTCCAGGAAGCAAAATTTCCTGCATGAGCAGAGCAGATGTATTAGTGAGTAGAAGATAGTTTGACTGAGGATAAGTGAATGCAGAGTAGTGTTTGGGGTCTGTTACCTCTTGAGGCCTTTGCCGCCTCGACTGAAGGGGATTGTCCTGGGGGTGGGAGTCTGTGGGCTGTCACACACTTCTAGATCCCACAGGTCCTCTTTATCTGGGGTCCAGGGCTCTAGTGGCTGAAATAGGCGCTTATCACGTGGGTCCTTCCTCGTCAGCTGCAAGCGACGCTCCATGCGCTCAATACGCGCCAGCAACTATGTATGCAGACATGTTTCTTTAAATGATTTGGTTCTAAACAAATGACAGCGTTACTGTCATCTACAAACAATTAGACACTTTAATATACTGTGCATACCGTCTCCTTGTCTGCTTTCAGCTCATCTATCTCCTTGTCCTTGGACTgcagctgttgttgctgttgttcaaTCAAGTCCAGCTGAAGGAGGAGAATCTGCCGGAGGCAGGTGGCCTGTGTGTGGGGGTTAGAAGGGGTTTTTCTGATGTTCCTCCACTTGCCCTCTGTGCTGAACTCAATGGATGCAGTGTTGACAACTCCTCCAGGGGAGACCCCTCTGGTGCTCTCATCAGTACCAGCATCCTTGGAGTTATTGTTTGAAACCAACTCTTTATTATCCATACCGTCACTCAGAAAGTGTTTACCTTTCATTGGGATTCCCTCACCCCCCATTTGTCTGACAGAGGATGACGGCACCCCTGTGCTTTCCCAATTGTCACCTTGAACCAGTGCCCCTCCTGCTTTATTTTGTGCAGCCACCACTGGGGCCCGAATTATGTATTTCTGGTCTAGGATTTTAGTTTTGCTGAGGTTCTCCCCTCCAGTGTTGTGGATGTCCCCATGTACGTCATGGACATCTATGACAAAGTCACAGGTTTCTCTCTTGATGGTTATGGAGTTCACAACATTTGCATTTCCAACTTGTGATTTGTCAAAGTCAATTCTCTCAGTGTCCAGCTTAAATCCTGCATTAGCGAACAAAGTGGATCTCATAGTCATGGCGAATACAACTCAGGTGTTATTGAACTAGCATTACAGAATAGCTGCTTATTCTGCAAAGCAGTCAAGTGTCATTGATGCCTATTCCTGTTTCATTGAGCCTGGATCAGTCTTCTTCCTGTAATATAAATAAGTTATCATCAGTATTGCAACCAACATTCATTGACTGCTATCGGGTCTAAATAAAATGTGCtgtctagcaagctagctaggcACAATGTTGCTCAATGACTGGCAACCTCACTAGTTACTACAACTGATTGACACATTAAATACTGCACTGCGCCTGACTGCTGGGCACCCTTtcaccagctaacgttagctaactatctAAAACTATACAACATttcagctagcaagctaactgtACAGGAcaaacaagttagctagctagttaacgaaCACTGAGTCTCCCAGCATCTAGTTAGCGTTTAACGtttgtagctaacgttaggtagctagctaactagcttgttacgTAGGgtatattatttaaaaattgGGTAACAAATATTGCTTGCACACCCTCATGGTCCTGCCGAAGGGTTGGTAACTAGCCATTTTTACTGAAAAATACAAGGGTGAACGGGGGTAGCAGTTGGCTAGAGTGGTTCGTGCTTCTAGCAAGTGTTAGCTAGCACTTCGATATTTCCTCCATTTTAGTCCATCACGCATTGCCATTGATGAAAATCATAGCGAACAGTATTTCACTGCACTGCCACTGACTCGCTGCATGCGAAAGGGACTTGGAGGAAGTACGTAACAACCTACTGAAAATAAGTTAGCATAAGTTAGCATATAGTTTCACCGAGCATGGTATTTTGTGTTATCCTTCATTTTCGTAATATTTCTCAAACTCACCTAGTATGTTCATGTTCCACTCTTGCATACTTGTTTAAAGCGCCCAAGATGGCGCATGCGTAGTTACGGCAAATGGTCATGTTTTCGTGTTTTGGGAAGAATAAAGTTGAAGAAAAGCATCAGTAGATGACATCGATGAGCTGGAAATAGGCTTGGTCCACAGAGTTTTTACTTCCctctgtaaatatatttttgtcaaagaGGGTCcatatcacaggaggctgctgatgggaggacggctcatagtaatggctggaacagagcaaatggaattgaatcaaacacatggaaagcatgtatgtgtttgatgtatttgatatcattccactgagcccgtcctccccaatatactgaacaaaataatataacagcaacatgcaacaatttccaagattttgaggttacagttcatataaggaaaccagtcaattgaaatgtattaattaggccctaatctatggatttcacatgactgggcaggggcgcagccatgatgggcctgggagggcatagacccagccaatcagaatgagtttgcCCCACAAAAATGGATTTTTACAGATAGAAATTCTCCTCAGCAccccctcagacaatcccgcaggtgaataaaccataagctggatgtggaggtcctgggctggcgtggttacacgtggtgtgcagttgtgagaccggttggacgtactgccaaattctctaaaactacgttggaggtggcttatgatagagaaatgaacattaaattctttggtaacagctctggtggacattcctgcagtcagtatgccaattgcttGCTCCGTTAAAACTTCACacgtgtggcattgtgttgtgtgacaaaactgcacattgtagagtggccttttattgtccccagtacacaCATATGTGtaatgatatgccacacctgtcaggtagatggattattttggcaaaggataCATTctcatgtaaacaaatttgtgcacaacattttggagaaataagctttttgtgcatattgaacatttctgggatctttcattacagctcatgaaatatgggaccaacactttacatgttgcatttatgtttttgttcagtatatatatatagacctaTGTTTTGAAACCTCTTTGCCTCTAACTGTAGCAAACATGTTCTTACATGTCAGGTGGGTCAGGTGATTCTCTTCAATTACCAATTTCTCACACCTGTCCTTCTTTATCTTGTACTCGTAAAcatttgcatgtttttttttacttttaatagtGGAGAAGATGAGGGCTCAGTTGACATTTGGCCTGCAAAAAGCAGTCATGTTCCGTCTGATGCAATTGTATACATGTATGTTTATGCTTCACAATAAAACCTATTTGAAATGATATTCAGCGTGCAAGGTAGAGATGAATGGggaatgttttgtattttttgcgTTCTCTGTGATGCATATTGTGAGACGCAGGTGGGCTTAACCTTGTCACACCTTTAGCAacaatattagacttaaaaataatcatccagcgatcatacactgtttaccagggggcagggctaccgacgtaaaGGCTCATCTGAAgagggtgctggctaaggctaaaactgtcGAGcatagagagtatagggatattgttatccacgtcggcaccaacgatgttagggtGAAACAaccagaggtcaccaagcgcaacatagcttcagcgtgtaaattagctagaaagatgtgtcggcattgagtaattgtctctggccccctcccagttagggggagtgatgagctctacagcaaagtctcacaactcaatcgctggttgaaaactgttttctgccccacccaaaagatagaatttgtagataattggccctctttcggGGACTCactcacaaacaggaccaagcctggcctgctgaggagtgatagAATCCATCCTTGCTGGAgcggtgctctcatcttatctatcaacatagacagggctctaaatcctctagctccacaatgagatagggtgcaggccaggcagcaggctgtttgccagcctgccagcttagtctgccactagcacagtcagtgtagtcagctcagctttcCCCATTGAGATCGTGTCTGTGCCTCGGATCTAGGTTAGGAAAAACGAAatatggcggtgttcgccttgacaatatcactggaataaagacctcatCCATTcgtgtcattattgaaagagattgtgatatctcacatctcaaaatagtgcTACTTAATGTTaaatccctcacttccaaggcagtcatagtcaatgaactaatcactgatcataatcttgatgtgattggcctgactgaaacaaccctgatgaatttactgtgttaaatgaggcctctcctcctggttacactggtgaccatatcccctgcgcATCCTACAAAGGTgaaggtgttgctaacatttacgacagCAAATTTAAATTTACTAAAAAATAAATGACTGCgtttagtcatgaaatctatgcagcctactcaatcactttttatagctactgtttacaggcctcctgggccacatacagcattcctcactgagttccctgaattcctatcagaccttgtagttatggcagataatattcacatgggaaagtccacagacccacaccaaaaggctttcggagccatcatcgactaaGTGGGttatgtccaacatgtctccggacctactcattgTCACAGTGGATCAAGCTTTGTCCCCTGGAAAAAATattgtggataaaaaaaaaatcctcataatcctggactatcagaccaccattttattacatttgcaatcgcaccaaataatctgctcagaccccaaccaaggatcatcaaaagctgtgctataaattcttgGACAACaaaaagattcctagatgcccttccaaactccctccacctacccaaagacatcagagtacaaaaatcagttaaccacctaactgaggatctaCATTTAACCTTgagtaataccctagatgcagtcgcacccctaaaaatgaaaaatatttgtcacaagaaattagCTCCATGGTGTACACAAAATACTGGCGCTCcaacaaactggaagtcttctgactagcttggaaagacagtaccgtgcaatatcgaagagccctcactgctgctcgatcatccatttttccaacctaattgaggagaataagaaaaatcctaaatgtatttttgatactatCGCAAAGCTAAATAAAAAGCAgtattccccaagagaggatggctttcatttCAGCAGTGACAAAAAgatccaaagctcagttgtcctgagtctgcacaggattgccaggacctaggatcaatgaagccactcaagttttttttaaatcctggtCATGGCCTCtataaaccttcaagctgcatactggaccctatcctaactaaactactgaaagagctacttcctgtgcttgcccctgcaatgttgaacataataaatgtctccctatcctccggatgtgtaccaaactcactaaaagtggcagtaataaagcctcttgaaaaagctaattatcggcctatatcgaatctcccattcctctccaaaatgtttgaaaaagctgttgcgcagcaactcactgccttcccgaagacaaataatgtatacgaaacgcttcagtctggttttagaccctatCATAGCACTGAGATTGCACTTGTGAAAGTGGTAAATTGCCCTTTAATGgagtcagaccaaggctctgtatctgtcctcgt encodes:
- the LOC111967660 gene encoding male-specific lethal 1-like 1 isoform X1 gives rise to the protein MTMRSTLFANAGFKLDTERIDFDKSQVGNANVVNSITIKRETCDFVIDVHDVHGDIHNTGGENLSKTKILDQKYIIRAPVVAAQNKAGGALVQGDNWESTGVPSSSVRQMGGEGIPMKGKHFLSDGMDNKELVSNNNSKDAGTDESTRGVSPGGVVNTASIEFSTEGKWRNIRKTPSNPHTQATCLRQILLLQLDLIEQQQQQLQSKDKEIDELKADKETLLARIERMERRLQLTRKDPRDKRLFQPLEPWTPDKEDLWDLEVCDSPQTPTPRTIPFSRGGKGLKRKFCFLDSKIQKSRGGKGSKFTSPKSECGAGSPYQRELRSKETPEKMGFGRSPVERDTLYPSKEDPERTDQMEELPFMSTTEMYLCRWHQPPPSPQREPSPSPKKEEVVAIPSWKENSMEPLDEEAASDIPEMLDDSVFLKRHAKLELDEKRRKRWDIQRIREQRMFQRLQQRMNKKKGIQESEPEVSSFYPDTEDVESIIITPFLPVVAFGRPLPKLTQQNFDLPWQRSRCRIEVPKKHTPHRTCRK
- the LOC111967660 gene encoding male-specific lethal 1-like 1 isoform X2 → MTMRSTLFANAGFKLDTERIDFDKSQVGNANVVNSITIKRETCDFVIDVHDVHGDIHNTGGENLSKTKILDQKYIIRAPVVAAQNKAGGALVQGDNWESTGVPSSSVRQMGGEGIPMKGKHFLSDGMDNKELVSNNNSKDAGTDESTRGVSPGGVVNTASIEFSTEGKWRNIRKTPSNPHTQATCLRQILLLQLDLIEQQQQQLQSKDKEIDELKADKETLLARIERMERRLQLTRKDPRDKRLFQPLEPWTPDKEDLWDLEVCDSPQTPTPRTIPFSRGGKGLKRKFCFLDSKIQKSRGGKGSKFTSPKSECGAGSPYQRELRSKETPEKMGFGRSPVERDTLYPSKEDPERTDQMEELPFMSTTEMYLCRWHQPPPSPQREPSPSPKKEEVVAIPSWKENSMEPLDEEAASDIPEMLDDSVFLKRHAKLELDEKRRKRWDIQRIREQRMFQRLQQRMNKKKGIQESEPEVSSFYPDTEDVESIIITPFLPVVAFGRPLPKLTQQWYHGAGGGAGRVSQKDLSSK